A stretch of the Acidilobus sp. 7A genome encodes the following:
- the cysS gene encoding cysteine--tRNA ligase, whose protein sequence is MTLIITNTLGKREEVFRPWSPPIVTMYVCGPTVYDYVHIGHAKTFVAFDGIKRYLSLIGYSVYHVQNITDIDDKIIKRAAEQGVSWNEVADTYAKDYLDNMTALKVKVDMHPRVTSHINEIIEFVKGLIDKGFAYVAPSGSVYFDVDKYPDYGRLSGNFNKALWDQGEGVVSEKRHPYDFALWKAAKPGEPWWDSPWGRGRPGWHIECSVMSSRYLGNKIDIHGGGSDLIFPHHENERAQSESLFGDQWVKYWFHTGMLTIRGEKMSKSLGNIVSLKDALKEWGPMTIRMWVLTAHYRGSLEYSEQSLGQAKRLVERLHDVASDVVKRAMKEEYTSYLKQSDLEELFRLRSIYASWHSAMQRDFNMGEASSSVWALTSEYYRYVSSSESVALLSYVYKMLIDFNRVYAVIDDILEGAPMSTVPSIEDQLVDLLVEVRSQLRRNKMYDLADYIRSRLASLGITLNDKGSETTWKRAQQAS, encoded by the coding sequence ATGACTCTAATCATTACAAATACCCTTGGCAAGAGGGAGGAGGTCTTCAGGCCCTGGTCCCCACCTATCGTAACCATGTACGTCTGCGGGCCCACCGTTTACGACTACGTTCACATAGGACATGCAAAAACATTCGTAGCATTTGACGGAATAAAGAGGTACCTCTCGCTAATCGGCTACTCTGTTTACCACGTTCAGAACATAACTGATATCGACGACAAAATAATAAAGAGAGCCGCAGAGCAGGGGGTCAGCTGGAATGAAGTGGCAGACACCTACGCCAAGGACTACCTTGACAACATGACCGCGCTTAAGGTTAAGGTTGATATGCACCCGAGGGTCACGTCTCACATAAATGAGATAATAGAGTTCGTTAAAGGACTCATAGATAAAGGCTTTGCCTATGTGGCTCCCAGCGGTAGCGTTTACTTCGATGTAGACAAGTATCCAGACTACGGTAGGCTCAGTGGCAACTTCAACAAGGCGCTCTGGGACCAGGGGGAGGGCGTGGTCTCCGAGAAGCGCCACCCGTATGATTTCGCTCTGTGGAAGGCCGCCAAGCCAGGGGAACCCTGGTGGGACAGCCCTTGGGGCAGGGGCAGGCCCGGCTGGCACATTGAGTGCAGCGTGATGAGCAGCAGGTATCTTGGCAACAAGATAGACATACACGGCGGCGGCTCAGATCTCATATTCCCTCACCATGAGAATGAGAGGGCCCAGAGCGAGTCGCTCTTTGGCGACCAGTGGGTTAAGTATTGGTTTCACACCGGCATGCTTACAATCAGAGGCGAGAAGATGAGCAAGAGCCTGGGCAACATAGTGAGCCTCAAGGACGCCCTCAAGGAATGGGGTCCCATGACGATAAGGATGTGGGTCCTGACGGCGCACTACAGGGGCAGCCTGGAGTACTCTGAGCAGAGCCTGGGCCAGGCTAAGAGGCTTGTGGAGAGGCTTCACGACGTGGCGTCCGATGTAGTCAAAAGAGCCATGAAGGAGGAGTACACGAGCTACTTAAAGCAGTCTGACCTAGAGGAGCTCTTCAGGCTGAGGTCCATCTACGCTAGCTGGCACTCAGCAATGCAGAGGGACTTTAACATGGGAGAGGCGTCAAGTAGCGTCTGGGCCTTAACGTCAGAGTACTACAGGTACGTCTCCTCCTCCGAGTCCGTGGCTCTCCTAAGTTATGTTTATAAGATGCTCATAGACTTTAACAGAGTCTACGCTGTCATAGATGATATACTTGAGGGCGCCCCGATGTCGACGGTGCCGTCAATAGAGGACCAACTGGTTGACCTACTGGTTGAGGTCAGATCACAGCTGCGCAGGAACAAAATGTATGACCTTGCTGACTACATAAGGTCAAGGTTGGCCTCCTTAGGCATTACGCTTAATGACAAGGGCAGTGAGACTACGTGGAAGAGGGCCCAGCAGGCTTCTTGA
- a CDS encoding digeranylgeranylglycerophospholipid reductase, whose protein sequence is MTKEFNYDVVIVGLGPAGASLAYFLRKSGLKVAGIEMNGAEGVWGKPCGDAIGKHHFDETGLPYPSGDALKQKIEGIDIISPYGGVKLRVNGEGFMIDRNKYGLFLINESAKAGIDVYLKTRVLSPKLESGKLVGVRAKNEAGDDLLFRGKIIVDATGNSGLLRRQLPQSWPANEPLDPKDSNIAYREIRELNYDIDEPTYLRIYVNQEVSPGGYWWYFPEGRSSANIGLGVQGGMGYPAPNVIFKQRLETFDEVRNYAKVINAAGSKVPTRRQANTLVWDNFIGIGDNGYNVNPVHGGGMGYAFVAAFHASRTIINAFSANDFSAKALWDLNINYIKSIGKRQASLDIFRIFLQRLSNDDIEYGLKHGIMNADQVYETSVSGELKANLGLLDKVSVALRMLGRPSLLPKLATVATYMKRVQQLYDAYPTSPEGLDVWVSSVKALYSEYKAKIGAD, encoded by the coding sequence TTGACGAAGGAGTTTAATTATGACGTGGTTATAGTGGGCCTAGGTCCTGCTGGCGCGTCGCTTGCCTACTTTTTGAGGAAGTCCGGCCTGAAGGTTGCAGGTATCGAGATGAACGGCGCTGAAGGAGTGTGGGGCAAGCCGTGCGGCGATGCAATAGGCAAGCATCACTTTGACGAGACAGGCCTGCCCTACCCCTCTGGCGACGCTCTGAAGCAGAAAATAGAAGGCATAGATATTATCAGCCCGTACGGTGGTGTGAAGTTAAGAGTCAACGGAGAGGGGTTCATGATAGACAGGAACAAGTACGGTCTTTTTCTAATAAACGAGAGCGCTAAGGCAGGGATCGACGTTTACCTTAAGACAAGAGTCCTATCGCCTAAGCTTGAGTCAGGAAAGCTTGTAGGGGTCAGAGCTAAGAATGAGGCCGGTGATGATCTGCTCTTCAGGGGAAAGATCATAGTTGACGCTACAGGCAACAGCGGCCTGCTGAGGAGGCAGCTGCCTCAGTCGTGGCCTGCCAACGAGCCCCTTGACCCTAAGGACTCTAACATAGCCTATAGGGAGATTAGGGAGCTTAACTATGACATCGATGAGCCCACGTACCTTAGGATTTATGTGAATCAAGAGGTATCGCCGGGGGGTTACTGGTGGTACTTCCCAGAGGGCAGGAGCTCAGCTAACATAGGCCTAGGAGTTCAGGGCGGCATGGGCTACCCGGCCCCTAATGTGATATTCAAACAGAGGCTTGAAACCTTCGACGAGGTTAGAAACTACGCTAAGGTCATAAATGCTGCGGGCTCCAAGGTGCCTACTAGGCGCCAGGCTAACACGCTTGTCTGGGACAACTTCATAGGCATAGGCGACAACGGTTACAACGTGAACCCGGTTCATGGAGGAGGCATGGGATATGCCTTTGTGGCGGCGTTCCACGCCTCTAGGACTATAATTAATGCTTTTAGCGCTAATGACTTCTCAGCCAAGGCCCTCTGGGACCTTAACATAAATTACATAAAGTCCATAGGGAAAAGGCAGGCGTCATTGGACATATTTAGAATATTCCTTCAGAGGCTAAGCAATGATGACATAGAGTACGGGCTAAAGCACGGCATCATGAACGCCGACCAAGTCTATGAGACCAGCGTCTCAGGGGAGCTTAAGGCGAACCTAGGCCTCCTTGACAAGGTCTCAGTGGCGTTGCGTATGCTTGGCAGACCCTCGCTGTTGCCTAAGCTTGCCACCGTGGCCACATACATGAAGAGGGTGCAACAGTTATATGACGCTTATCCGACGTCGCCTGAGGGCCTTGATGTCTGGGTCAGTAGTGTCAAAGCCCTTTACTCCGAATATAAGGCTAAGATAGGTGCCGACTGA
- the hsp20 gene encoding archaeal heat shock protein Hsp20, translating into MSSRDKKKRSFDIFDEIDELMRRFEEEFESMEEEFENMLKSAPAQEGPYFYGVRVTIGPDGVPHIEQFGNIKKEGKNKVIISEETEPMVDVMERGDEVWVIADLPGVDKDQIKVSATENGVSIKAEGEKRKYSKEVELPAPVDPGSAKATYKNGVLEIKFKKLQGSKGTVNIKVE; encoded by the coding sequence GTGAGCAGCCGCGACAAAAAGAAGAGGAGCTTTGATATATTTGATGAAATAGACGAGCTCATGAGGAGGTTTGAGGAGGAGTTCGAAAGCATGGAGGAGGAGTTCGAGAACATGCTTAAGAGCGCCCCAGCGCAGGAGGGACCTTACTTCTACGGGGTCAGGGTCACAATAGGACCTGACGGCGTACCTCACATAGAGCAATTTGGCAACATAAAGAAGGAAGGCAAGAACAAGGTTATTATAAGCGAAGAGACGGAGCCTATGGTCGATGTTATGGAGCGCGGCGATGAGGTCTGGGTCATAGCTGACCTGCCAGGCGTTGACAAGGATCAGATAAAGGTTTCTGCAACGGAGAACGGCGTTAGCATAAAGGCTGAGGGAGAGAAGAGGAAGTACTCTAAGGAGGTCGAGTTACCAGCGCCCGTGGATCCGGGCTCAGCGAAAGCCACATACAAGAATGGCGTGCTTGAGATCAAGTTCAAGAAGCTTCAGGGGAGTAAGGGAACTGTCAATATAAAGGTAGAGTAA
- a CDS encoding nucleotidyltransferase domain-containing protein translates to MPFEGWLLKDWDRNVVWLVKGYEHPTEGYVAIPYRKVYSGEPWNLRGLTRYLECVGREVQVVPRSPEISVVDPSEALKQATIPAPLRELLEQLDPEWAGLTGSRALGAAKPSSDFDILVYSSRPSELYKVLEDLAAESKIKECEANIRYSKVGDTWSSQEFRLLHSFKLLDSCYMGVPYTLRMLRYAEERECKSSYRSLGWSEGLIRLAESGEKFLVPATYTTTIVGVNAPVTLVTWRTRYQELPPGLYLARGLLQASGSDLYLVPDIRGYVKPLEVWARQRSHD, encoded by the coding sequence GTGCCATTTGAGGGGTGGCTGCTCAAAGACTGGGATCGTAATGTTGTGTGGCTTGTGAAAGGCTATGAACATCCAACAGAAGGCTATGTTGCGATACCTTACCGCAAGGTTTACTCGGGAGAGCCATGGAACCTGAGGGGTCTAACTAGATACTTAGAGTGCGTTGGCAGGGAGGTCCAGGTGGTGCCGAGAAGCCCTGAAATTAGCGTTGTGGACCCCTCGGAGGCCCTTAAGCAGGCCACTATCCCGGCCCCGCTAAGGGAGCTCCTGGAGCAGTTAGACCCAGAGTGGGCAGGCCTGACCGGCAGCAGGGCACTTGGAGCGGCTAAGCCTTCAAGTGACTTTGACATACTTGTGTACTCGTCGAGGCCCTCCGAACTCTACAAGGTGCTCGAAGACCTTGCCGCTGAGTCCAAGATAAAGGAGTGTGAGGCCAACATAAGGTACTCAAAGGTAGGTGATACATGGTCGTCGCAGGAGTTCAGGCTTCTTCACAGCTTCAAACTGCTGGACTCGTGCTACATGGGGGTGCCCTACACGCTAAGGATGCTGAGGTACGCAGAGGAGCGCGAGTGCAAAAGCTCCTACAGAAGCCTGGGGTGGTCTGAGGGCCTCATAAGGCTTGCTGAGAGCGGTGAAAAATTCCTGGTGCCAGCCACATACACAACTACCATTGTAGGGGTTAACGCCCCTGTCACATTGGTTACCTGGAGAACCAGGTACCAGGAGTTGCCGCCTGGCCTCTACCTAGCCAGAGGCCTTTTACAGGCCTCAGGCTCTGACCTCTACCTGGTGCCAGACATTCGAGGCTACGTTAAGCCGCTGGAGGTATGGGCACGGCAGCGTAGTCATGACTAG
- the metG gene encoding methionine--tRNA ligase, which translates to MSKYIVMSAWPYSNFIPHLGTVLHLLSADVYARYLRLMGHNVIFVTGSDEHGTPIELEARKRGIMPKELTDQVHSYDVELFKAFGFAFSLYSRTESPIHKEFVRSFFLGLQKRGYIFQQEEEMPYCPNDKIFLPDRFIEGMCPYCGYEHARGDQCDNCGRLLTPKDLINPRCAICGAKPIWVKTVNFYIDLSKVQGNLLDWLQHSELQDNVKNYSVEWVKQGLKPRALTRDIEWGIDAPFEGSAGKTIYVWFDALLGYISATKEYLVSKGLGEEAWKEWWFDPSTRTVYFIGKDNIPFHAIILPSLLMASGEPYVLPWRISATDYLLYEGKHFSKSRRVGVWIDEALEIAPADYWRWVLIRMRPESGDVSFQWKEFYRIANSELNDDIGNLAYRVLSFIRSRFNGVIPGATKLNDRDEEVLKEVWSLVDEFNAAMNDIELKRASELLLNIARLGNRYLNESAPWDYIKTDKERAGSILNVAATIVKVVSQLMAPFMPQVAEDLWHQLGYTNSVHEALWPETLKKPIDEGTKIGTIRPLFRKLPDDFLSHVDEMVEEARRKANSKRPPLLKDYGVSS; encoded by the coding sequence ATGAGCAAGTACATAGTGATGTCAGCATGGCCTTACTCTAACTTCATACCTCACCTTGGCACTGTGCTGCACCTTCTGAGCGCTGACGTGTATGCTAGGTACCTGAGGCTAATGGGGCATAACGTGATCTTCGTAACGGGCAGTGACGAGCATGGTACGCCCATAGAGCTTGAGGCCAGGAAGAGGGGCATAATGCCGAAGGAGCTGACGGACCAGGTGCACTCCTATGACGTTGAGCTCTTTAAGGCTTTTGGCTTCGCGTTCAGCCTCTACTCAAGGACTGAGAGTCCGATCCATAAGGAATTTGTCAGGTCGTTCTTCCTTGGACTGCAGAAAAGGGGCTACATCTTTCAGCAGGAAGAGGAGATGCCCTACTGCCCTAACGATAAGATCTTCCTGCCTGATAGGTTTATCGAGGGCATGTGCCCCTACTGCGGCTATGAGCACGCTAGGGGGGACCAGTGCGATAACTGCGGCAGGCTGCTAACCCCCAAGGACCTAATAAACCCCAGGTGCGCCATATGTGGTGCTAAGCCGATATGGGTTAAAACCGTGAACTTTTACATAGACCTCAGCAAGGTTCAGGGCAATCTGCTGGACTGGCTTCAGCACAGCGAGCTACAGGACAACGTGAAGAACTACAGCGTTGAGTGGGTTAAGCAGGGCCTTAAGCCTAGGGCGCTCACCAGGGACATAGAATGGGGTATAGATGCTCCCTTTGAGGGGAGCGCCGGCAAGACTATCTACGTGTGGTTTGACGCGCTCCTAGGCTACATAAGCGCCACGAAGGAGTACCTGGTGTCAAAGGGCCTTGGGGAGGAGGCGTGGAAGGAGTGGTGGTTTGACCCTTCAACAAGGACTGTTTACTTCATCGGCAAGGATAATATACCGTTCCACGCGATAATATTGCCCTCTCTTCTAATGGCTTCGGGGGAGCCCTATGTCCTGCCGTGGCGCATCAGCGCCACTGACTACCTGCTCTACGAGGGCAAGCACTTTAGCAAGAGCAGAAGGGTTGGCGTCTGGATAGATGAGGCCCTTGAGATAGCGCCTGCCGACTACTGGCGGTGGGTCTTAATCAGGATGAGGCCTGAGAGCGGCGATGTGAGCTTCCAATGGAAGGAGTTTTACAGGATTGCCAACAGCGAGCTTAATGATGACATAGGTAACCTGGCCTACAGAGTGCTCAGCTTCATTAGGAGTAGGTTCAACGGCGTCATTCCAGGCGCCACTAAGTTGAATGACAGAGACGAGGAAGTTCTCAAGGAGGTCTGGTCACTGGTAGATGAGTTTAATGCTGCTATGAATGACATAGAGCTGAAGAGGGCGAGTGAGCTCCTGCTAAATATTGCAAGGCTTGGCAACCGCTACCTCAACGAGTCAGCGCCGTGGGATTACATAAAGACAGACAAGGAGAGGGCAGGCTCGATACTAAACGTCGCGGCAACAATAGTCAAGGTTGTATCTCAGCTAATGGCTCCATTCATGCCACAAGTTGCCGAGGACCTCTGGCATCAGCTGGGGTACACCAACAGCGTCCACGAAGCCCTCTGGCCTGAGACCCTGAAGAAGCCTATAGATGAGGGCACCAAGATAGGTACCATACGTCCGCTCTTCAGGAAGTTGCCTGATGATTTCCTGTCGCACGTTGATGAGATGGTTGAGGAGGCCAGGAGAAAGGCAAACTCTAAGAGGCCGCCGCTACTCAAGGACTACGGAGTGAGCAGCTAA